One window from the genome of [Mycobacterium] stephanolepidis encodes:
- a CDS encoding Lrp/AsnC family transcriptional regulator: MTADSERTPERPLDDVDRILVRELARDGRATLAHLAAKAGLSISAVQTRVRRLESRGVLTGYAARVNPESVGQLLSAFVAITPLDPSQPDDAPARLERIDAIESCHSVAGEESYILLVRVPSPRALEELLQLIRTTANVRTRSTIILQTFYDGRQLVP, from the coding sequence GTGACTGCGGATTCTGAGAGAACGCCCGAGCGTCCGCTTGACGACGTCGACCGAATTCTGGTGCGCGAGTTGGCTCGCGATGGCCGGGCGACCCTTGCGCATCTGGCGGCAAAAGCCGGGCTGTCGATCTCTGCAGTGCAAACTCGTGTGCGGCGGCTGGAATCTCGCGGCGTTCTCACCGGGTATGCGGCCCGGGTGAATCCGGAGTCGGTGGGCCAACTGCTCTCGGCGTTCGTGGCAATCACCCCTCTCGATCCTTCTCAACCCGATGATGCTCCGGCACGGCTTGAGCGCATCGACGCCATCGAGTCGTGCCACTCGGTGGCGGGCGAGGAAAGCTACATCCTCCTGGTGCGGGTGCCCTCGCCGCGTGCGCTCGAGGAGCTGCTGCAGTTGATCCGCACCACAGCCAACGTTCGCACGCGAAGCACCATCATCTTACAAACTTTTTACGATGGTCGCCAGCTAGTGCCGTAA
- the hglS gene encoding 2-oxoadipate dioxygenase/decarboxylase: protein MTDLIPCWELRAGFAAALSRMYGTEVPAYNTLVDVSTEVNQTYATTHPDAERLGSIERVTAERHGAIRVGSPRELAAVADLFEAFGMYPVDFYDLRDAASPVPVVSTAFRPIDEKELALNPFRVFTSMLATADRRFFDAELRTRVDHFVQRRELFDPALLAHARLISTAGGATPAQAEDFIREAVKSFALYTAPIDRAWYDELSAVSPVAADIAGVGGTHINHLTPRVLDIDDLYRRMMARGITMIDAIQGPPRWHGPDVLLRQTSFRALAEPRRFLMPDGTVASDTLRVRFGEVEARGIALTPTGRTRYDAAMIAIDTAQADPERAASIWADHFPDTEAGLAEQELAYFRTDVGADGEIVHTPIVYEDFLPRSAAGIFRSNLDDDGAYGDGADDYAADYSKDWMSGAIARDIHDPYALYAAIAAQSDLTIGADR, encoded by the coding sequence ATGACCGATCTCATCCCCTGCTGGGAACTGCGCGCAGGTTTCGCAGCGGCACTGTCCCGAATGTATGGGACGGAAGTTCCCGCGTACAACACGCTGGTCGACGTCAGCACCGAGGTGAACCAGACTTACGCCACAACACATCCGGATGCCGAGCGGCTCGGCTCGATTGAGCGCGTGACCGCCGAGCGCCACGGCGCGATCCGAGTGGGCAGCCCACGAGAACTCGCCGCCGTCGCCGACCTGTTCGAAGCGTTCGGGATGTATCCCGTCGACTTCTACGACCTGCGTGACGCCGCGTCGCCGGTGCCGGTGGTCTCGACAGCATTCCGACCTATCGATGAAAAAGAGTTGGCACTCAACCCCTTCCGAGTGTTCACCTCAATGCTTGCGACCGCTGACCGCCGATTCTTCGATGCGGAACTGCGCACGCGCGTGGATCACTTCGTACAACGGCGAGAGCTGTTCGATCCGGCCCTGCTGGCCCACGCGCGACTGATCAGCACCGCGGGCGGAGCCACCCCGGCGCAGGCCGAGGACTTCATCCGAGAGGCCGTGAAGTCGTTCGCGCTGTACACCGCCCCCATCGACCGTGCCTGGTATGACGAACTTTCCGCGGTCTCGCCGGTCGCCGCGGATATCGCCGGCGTGGGCGGCACACACATCAACCATCTGACACCGCGCGTGCTCGATATCGATGACCTGTACCGGCGGATGATGGCGCGCGGCATCACCATGATCGACGCGATCCAGGGGCCACCGCGCTGGCACGGACCCGATGTTCTCCTGCGGCAGACCTCATTCCGGGCGCTGGCCGAGCCGCGCCGTTTCCTCATGCCTGACGGCACCGTGGCCAGCGACACGCTGCGGGTCCGGTTCGGCGAAGTCGAGGCACGGGGCATAGCCCTCACCCCCACAGGTCGCACTCGCTACGACGCCGCGATGATCGCCATCGATACCGCACAGGCAGATCCCGAACGGGCCGCATCTATTTGGGCCGATCACTTTCCCGATACCGAGGCCGGTTTGGCCGAGCAGGAGCTCGCATACTTCCGTACCGATGTCGGCGCCGACGGTGAGATCGTGCACACCCCCATCGTGTACGAAGATTTCCTGCCGCGTTCGGCCGCCGGGATATTCCGGTCCAATCTCGATGACGACGGCGCGTACGGGGATGGCGCCGACGATTACGCCGCCGACTATTCGAAGGATTGGATGTCGGGCGCCATAGCCCGGGACATCCACGACCCGTACGCGCTCTACGCCGCCATCGCCGCACAATCTGACCTCACGATAGGAGCCGATCGATGA
- the amaB gene encoding L-piperidine-6-carboxylate dehydrogenase — protein sequence MTTTLPTSSPEVLPSADELRARAQNALRWIGADVELSTEAEEDGGVTVRTPITGDTLFTLAASSTEDVDSAIAEAAQAFSQWRSTPAPVRGALVARLGELLTEHKKDLAELVTIEAGKIVSEALGEVQEMIDICQFAVGLSRQLYGKTMASERAGHRLMESWHPLGVVGVISAFNFPVAVWSWNTAIALVCGDTVVWKPSELTPLTAVACQALLDRAAADVGAPPEVSRLIQGGREVGEQLVDDPRVALVSATGSVRMGQQVGPRVAARFGRSLLELGGNNAAIVTPSADLDLAVRGIVFSAAGTAGQRCTTLRRLIVHHSVADALVERIVNAYGQLPVGDPFAEQTLIGPLINEKSFRDMQDALETARAQGGTVIGGERRELGDGAYYVTPAVVRMPEQGDVVHRETFAPILYVLGYDTLDEAIALNNAVPQGLSSAIFTLDMREAERFLAADGSDCGIANVNIGTSGAEIGGAFGGEKETGGGRESGSDSWKAYMRRATNTVNYSTELPLAQGVHFG from the coding sequence ATGACCACCACACTGCCTACCTCATCCCCCGAGGTGCTGCCGTCCGCCGACGAGTTGCGCGCGCGTGCCCAGAACGCGTTGCGCTGGATCGGCGCCGACGTAGAACTGAGCACAGAGGCGGAAGAAGATGGCGGCGTGACGGTCCGCACCCCCATCACCGGTGACACGCTTTTCACGCTCGCGGCCAGCTCGACGGAGGACGTCGATAGCGCCATCGCCGAAGCCGCCCAGGCATTTTCGCAATGGCGCAGCACCCCGGCGCCCGTGCGCGGCGCATTGGTGGCCCGTCTCGGCGAGCTGCTGACGGAGCACAAGAAGGATCTGGCCGAGTTGGTGACCATCGAGGCCGGAAAGATTGTCTCGGAGGCACTCGGCGAGGTCCAGGAGATGATCGACATCTGCCAGTTCGCGGTCGGGCTGTCCCGGCAGCTGTATGGCAAGACGATGGCCTCCGAGCGTGCCGGGCATCGACTCATGGAGTCCTGGCATCCACTGGGTGTGGTCGGAGTCATTTCCGCGTTCAACTTCCCGGTCGCCGTGTGGTCGTGGAACACCGCGATCGCCCTCGTCTGTGGCGACACCGTGGTGTGGAAGCCGTCCGAGCTGACACCGCTGACTGCCGTTGCCTGCCAAGCACTTTTAGACCGCGCGGCCGCCGATGTGGGCGCACCGCCGGAGGTCAGCCGACTGATCCAGGGCGGCCGTGAGGTCGGCGAGCAACTCGTCGACGATCCCCGCGTCGCGCTGGTGAGTGCGACAGGTTCGGTACGGATGGGCCAACAGGTGGGCCCGCGGGTAGCCGCCCGCTTCGGTCGGTCGCTGCTCGAGTTGGGCGGTAACAACGCCGCCATCGTGACGCCCTCGGCGGACCTGGATCTTGCGGTGCGCGGAATCGTGTTCTCTGCCGCGGGCACCGCGGGCCAGCGCTGTACCACCCTGCGGCGGTTGATCGTTCACCACTCGGTCGCCGACGCGCTGGTCGAACGCATCGTGAATGCCTACGGGCAGCTTCCGGTCGGCGATCCATTCGCCGAGCAGACCCTGATAGGCCCACTGATCAACGAAAAATCGTTCCGCGATATGCAGGACGCACTGGAAACCGCCCGCGCGCAGGGCGGAACGGTCATCGGCGGCGAACGTCGAGAGCTGGGTGACGGCGCCTACTACGTCACCCCGGCCGTGGTGCGGATGCCCGAACAGGGTGACGTCGTACACCGGGAGACCTTCGCCCCGATTCTGTACGTGCTCGGTTACGACACCCTCGACGAGGCGATCGCGCTGAACAACGCGGTGCCCCAGGGCCTTTCCTCGGCGATCTTCACCCTGGACATGCGCGAGGCCGAGCGTTTTCTGGCCGCCGACGGATCCGACTGTGGAATCGCGAACGTCAACATCGGTACCTCGGGCGCCGAGATCGGCGGGGCGTTCGGTGGAGAGAAGGAGACGGGCGGTGGCCGCGAGTCCGGCTCCGACTCATGGAAGGCATACATGCGACGTGCCACGAACACCGTCAACTACTCCACCGAGCTGCCCTTGGCCCAAGGCGTGCACTTCGGCTGA
- a CDS encoding SDR family oxidoreductase, with the protein MAVFGRVLDQAAALAPDHPDSIAVQRGVAKLFKILKRQRRRQARQAELEADRAVIGATATGSADRIDDETAGLPLRGGDAVGTLRRPQHCYICKVRYTEIDAFHHQLCPDCAPANRSRRDQRTDLTGRRAVLTGGRAKIGMYIALMLLRDGASLTITTRFPRDAARRFAQLPDAASWLDRLSIVGIDLRDPAQVARFADEVAAQGPLDILINNAAQTVRRSPGSYTSLVDAEQAPLSGAAARVPITAMGDSSELHPHTLALGEGSEAAAHSLVSLALTAGSATPERIVDGTAVDAGGLLPDLVDTNSWVQTVDQIDPLELLEVQLCNSVAPFILLSRLRPAMRASTARRKYVVNVSAMEGNFSRGYKGPGHPHTNMAKAALNMLTRTSAGELFSEGILMTAVDTGWITDERPHTSKMRLAQEGFRAPLDLVDGAARVYDPIVQGERGVDLYGCFLKDFQPHPW; encoded by the coding sequence ATGGCCGTCTTTGGGCGTGTCCTGGATCAGGCCGCCGCGCTTGCACCCGATCATCCCGATTCGATTGCCGTGCAACGCGGCGTCGCCAAACTTTTCAAAATCCTCAAGAGGCAGCGCCGCCGGCAGGCGCGCCAGGCGGAGCTGGAAGCCGACCGTGCGGTGATCGGGGCCACCGCAACCGGATCGGCCGATCGGATCGATGACGAGACGGCAGGACTGCCGCTGCGTGGGGGTGACGCCGTCGGGACGCTGCGGCGTCCTCAGCATTGCTACATCTGCAAGGTCAGATATACCGAGATCGACGCATTCCACCATCAACTGTGTCCGGATTGTGCGCCTGCCAACAGGTCCCGGCGCGACCAGCGCACCGACCTGACCGGTCGGCGGGCCGTGCTGACCGGTGGCCGCGCCAAGATCGGGATGTACATCGCCCTGATGTTGTTGCGCGACGGGGCCAGCCTCACGATCACCACCCGATTCCCGCGGGACGCGGCGCGCAGATTCGCCCAGCTGCCCGATGCTGCGAGTTGGCTCGATCGGCTGAGCATCGTGGGTATCGACCTGCGTGACCCCGCCCAGGTGGCTCGTTTCGCCGATGAAGTTGCCGCGCAGGGACCGTTGGACATTCTGATCAATAATGCCGCCCAGACGGTTCGTCGCAGCCCGGGCTCCTACACGTCCTTGGTCGACGCAGAACAGGCGCCTCTCAGTGGAGCCGCTGCACGTGTTCCGATTACGGCGATGGGAGATTCCAGCGAGCTGCATCCGCACACCCTGGCGCTGGGAGAGGGTTCCGAGGCTGCGGCACACTCGCTGGTGTCGTTGGCCCTGACCGCCGGCTCGGCCACGCCGGAACGGATCGTCGACGGCACCGCCGTGGACGCCGGTGGGCTGTTACCCGACCTCGTCGACACCAACAGCTGGGTGCAGACGGTCGACCAGATCGACCCGCTGGAACTGCTTGAGGTTCAACTGTGTAACAGCGTCGCGCCGTTCATTCTGTTGTCCCGGCTCCGGCCCGCGATGCGTGCCTCGACGGCCCGGCGCAAGTACGTGGTGAACGTATCGGCGATGGAGGGCAACTTCTCGCGTGGTTACAAGGGGCCGGGACATCCGCACACGAACATGGCCAAGGCCGCGCTGAACATGCTGACCAGGACCAGTGCGGGTGAACTGTTTTCCGAGGGCATCCTGATGACCGCGGTCGACACCGGCTGGATCACCGATGAGCGTCCGCACACCAGCAAGATGCGTTTGGCGCAAGAAGGATTCCGGGCGCCGCTGGATCTGGTGGACGGCGCGGCCCGGGTTTACGACCCGATTGTTCAGGGGGAGCGTGGCGTCGATCTGTACGGCTGCTTCCTGAAGGACTTCCAGCCCCACCCCTGGTAG
- a CDS encoding TetR/AcrR family transcriptional regulator, which translates to MTDDSDAVRPSGSSPRRRLTPEDRRAELLEFGTQLFGERHYDDVRMDEVAEQAGVSRALLYRYFPDKRSFYTAVMQAEYDRLYDATISLDMDPALSGFERLRRTLLVYLHYQEEHPYAPVTVFRMIDSADPTVAAIEQQEYDKQTDRIMAVVEHVAGDELTPDLVTILRVVIRAWLTFNQELARQRAITPDLDVNWLADTSAHAMIDAVRRVPNIPKAVVDLMGAD; encoded by the coding sequence ATGACCGACGACTCCGATGCAGTTCGCCCGAGCGGCTCATCGCCCCGTCGGCGGCTCACCCCCGAGGACCGACGTGCCGAGCTACTGGAGTTCGGTACGCAACTATTCGGTGAACGTCACTATGACGACGTCCGCATGGATGAGGTAGCTGAGCAGGCGGGCGTCTCACGAGCGCTGCTATACCGCTACTTTCCCGACAAGCGCTCTTTCTACACCGCGGTGATGCAGGCCGAGTACGACAGGCTCTACGACGCCACCATCTCGCTGGACATGGATCCGGCTCTCTCCGGTTTCGAGCGGCTCCGGCGCACCCTTCTGGTGTACCTGCACTACCAGGAGGAGCATCCCTACGCGCCGGTGACCGTGTTCCGCATGATCGATTCTGCCGATCCCACTGTCGCGGCCATTGAGCAGCAGGAATACGACAAGCAGACCGACCGCATCATGGCCGTCGTCGAACATGTCGCCGGCGATGAATTGACCCCGGATCTTGTCACCATCCTGCGCGTGGTCATCCGGGCCTGGCTTACCTTCAACCAGGAACTGGCACGCCAACGGGCCATCACCCCGGACCTGGACGTCAACTGGCTGGCCGATACCTCCGCGCACGCCATGATCGACGCCGTGCGGCGGGTACCGAACATCCCGAAAGCAGTGGTGGACCTCATGGGTGCCGATTAA